A genomic window from Silene latifolia isolate original U9 population chromosome Y, ASM4854445v1, whole genome shotgun sequence includes:
- the LOC141630951 gene encoding uncharacterized protein LOC141630951 — MIDQVHVIREKMRAAQDKQKSYADLGRSDIEFAVGDKVLLKVSLMRGVMRFGKRGKLSKKFIGSYEILDRVGKVAYRLALPLALERIHTIFHVSQLRKYVIDPSHVLEAEKIELDDALTYVDTPKEIIDQKVRKTDIEKRYW; from the coding sequence ATGATAGATCAAGTGCATGTGATCCGGGAAAAGATGAGAGCGGCACAAGATAagcaaaagagttatgccgatttgGGGAGAAGCGATATTGAGTTCGCGGTTGGAGACAAGGTGCTACTTAAGGTTTCTCTAATGAGGGGAgtaatgagatttgggaagagaggTAAACTGAGCAAAAAGTTCATCGGCTCATATGAGATATTGGATAGGGTCGGGAAAGTGGCCTACCGTTTGGCACTTCCCCTGGCACTTGAGCGAATACACACCATATTTCACGTGTCTCAATTGCGGAAGTATGTAATTGATCCTTCCCATGTCCTTGAAGCGGAAAAAATCGAGTTGGATGATGCCTTAACTTATGTAGACACTCCTAAGGAAATCATAGACCAGAAAGTAAGAAAGACAGACATAGAGAAACGTTATTGGTAA